A portion of the Limosilactobacillus reuteri genome contains these proteins:
- a CDS encoding RsmB/NOP family class I SAM-dependent RNA methyltransferase, translating to MQLPNEFVTKYKKLMGAEADEFLSALAQSSYSGFRENPLKNGQPVATIEKATGKVPYVPTGYCGQVNGKSLDHVTGWVYSQEPSAMFVGEVVNPQAGERVLDLCAAPGGKTTHLIAKMNNQGLLVANEIFPKRAKILAENLERWGAKNAVVTSESPADLEKQFSQYFDRILVDAPCSGEGMFRKEPAGIEYWSPEYPAECANRQQKILASAMKMLKPGGTLVYSTCTFAPEEDEQNISWLLNNYPDLKLIPIEKAAGMDDGRPEWADGNEELKKTVRLFPHHLKGEGHFIAKLVNGEPKTIDKKRKKKNKRKKQSIVKPDKEQVKLFNQFATSVFPDYQPHQLILFGNQLYDLPLEEDKIEGLNVLRPGLHLGTFKKNRFEPALAWALASLPQEANRVIELSQEQWHQYVHGDVINIDADLPNGWYLLVCEEHTAGFGKLVGKTIKNFYPKGLRF from the coding sequence GTGCAATTACCAAATGAATTTGTCACGAAATACAAAAAACTAATGGGAGCAGAGGCCGATGAGTTTTTATCAGCACTTGCCCAGTCAAGTTATAGTGGTTTTCGCGAGAATCCATTAAAGAACGGACAACCAGTTGCAACAATTGAAAAAGCTACGGGGAAAGTACCATATGTGCCGACAGGATATTGTGGCCAAGTGAATGGAAAATCATTAGACCATGTTACTGGATGGGTATATAGTCAAGAGCCGTCAGCAATGTTTGTAGGAGAAGTGGTTAATCCACAAGCAGGGGAACGAGTGCTAGACTTGTGTGCAGCTCCGGGAGGCAAAACAACCCACCTCATCGCTAAAATGAACAACCAGGGGCTATTGGTTGCTAATGAAATTTTCCCTAAACGGGCGAAAATTTTGGCCGAAAACTTGGAACGATGGGGCGCAAAAAATGCAGTTGTCACTAGTGAAAGTCCCGCAGATTTAGAAAAACAATTTTCCCAATATTTTGACCGAATTCTTGTTGACGCGCCTTGTTCTGGAGAAGGAATGTTTAGAAAAGAGCCCGCTGGAATTGAATATTGGTCACCAGAATACCCCGCTGAGTGTGCTAACCGCCAGCAAAAGATCCTCGCATCCGCAATGAAAATGCTAAAGCCAGGAGGAACATTAGTATATTCGACCTGTACTTTTGCACCAGAAGAGGATGAACAAAATATCTCATGGCTGCTCAATAACTATCCAGACTTGAAACTTATCCCAATCGAAAAGGCGGCCGGAATGGATGATGGCCGTCCAGAATGGGCTGATGGCAATGAAGAATTGAAAAAGACAGTTCGACTATTCCCGCACCATCTTAAGGGGGAAGGACATTTCATTGCTAAGTTAGTAAATGGTGAACCTAAGACAATAGATAAAAAGCGCAAAAAGAAGAATAAGCGGAAAAAGCAATCGATTGTTAAACCGGACAAAGAACAGGTCAAACTCTTTAACCAGTTTGCTACAAGCGTCTTCCCAGACTATCAACCACACCAATTGATTTTATTTGGTAACCAGCTCTATGATTTGCCATTAGAAGAGGACAAGATCGAGGGACTAAATGTACTCCGACCTGGACTTCACCTCGGCACTTTTAAGAAAAATCGATTTGAACCAGCGTTGGCATGGGCTCTTGCCAGCTTACCACAGGAGGCAAACCGGGTCATTGAACTAAGCCAGGAACAGTGGCACCAATATGTCCATGGGGATGTAATCAATATTGATGCTGACCTTCCGAATGGTTGGTATTTATTAGTATGCGAGGAACATACTGCTGGTTTTGGAAAATTGGTCGGTAAAACAATCAAAAACTTTTATCCCAAGGGGTTACGTTTTTAA
- a CDS encoding SPFH domain-containing protein gives MKEKAAFHVNGYLGLLGAIIIGLISLWLMFVGFTRNFPVLLTIGIILFLIVILFSTSLTIIQPNEAKVLTFFGNYIGTIRDAGLFMTVPFTNKETVSLRVCNFNSQILKVNDSKGNPVEIAAVIVYKVVDTAKALFSVDDYEQFVQIQSESAVRHVASEYPYDSFEDQDAITLRGNPTEVSERLTAELQERLNVAGVKIIETRLTHLAYATEIASAMLQKQQSSAILSARKIIVEGAVSITEEAIERLSKEANLDLTDEQRLQIINNIMVAIISERGTQPVINTGTQG, from the coding sequence ATGAAGGAAAAAGCAGCCTTTCACGTTAACGGCTACCTCGGGTTACTCGGGGCGATTATTATCGGTTTAATTAGTTTGTGGCTGATGTTTGTTGGCTTTACGCGTAATTTTCCGGTGCTTCTGACAATTGGAATTATTTTATTCTTGATTGTGATTCTTTTTAGTACATCATTGACAATTATTCAGCCAAATGAAGCCAAAGTTTTAACTTTTTTTGGTAATTATATTGGGACTATTCGTGATGCGGGCTTATTTATGACGGTACCATTTACAAATAAGGAGACTGTTTCTCTGCGTGTTTGCAATTTTAATAGCCAGATTTTAAAGGTCAATGATTCAAAGGGTAACCCAGTCGAAATTGCGGCCGTTATTGTCTACAAAGTTGTCGATACCGCAAAAGCGCTCTTTTCGGTTGATGATTATGAGCAATTTGTTCAAATTCAAAGTGAGTCTGCGGTTCGTCATGTTGCTAGTGAATATCCATATGATAGTTTTGAAGATCAAGATGCAATTACCCTTCGCGGAAATCCAACCGAGGTATCAGAGCGGTTAACTGCCGAACTGCAAGAACGGCTAAACGTAGCAGGGGTCAAAATTATTGAAACACGGTTAACCCACTTAGCCTACGCAACTGAAATAGCCAGTGCCATGCTGCAAAAGCAACAGTCATCGGCAATCCTATCAGCGCGAAAGATAATCGTTGAAGGGGCTGTTTCAATTACTGAAGAAGCAATTGAACGACTAAGCAAGGAAGCCAACCTTGATTTAACAGATGAGCAACGTTTGCAAATTATCAATAACATTATGGTAGCAATTATTAGTGAACGGGGAACGCAACCAGTAATAAATACGGGGACACAAGGATAA